Proteins encoded within one genomic window of Neoarius graeffei isolate fNeoGra1 chromosome 18, fNeoGra1.pri, whole genome shotgun sequence:
- the LOC132865802 gene encoding serum amyloid P-component-like, with protein sequence MKRLVVFFLSFLLTKAERQDLSGKIFTFPEASNTDYVALSPEEEKNFTAVTVCLRAFSDISRAQSLFSLSLPSIANGFLIFKAKRGAYQLNILGKVVDFHGLQDEFNVRNSVCVTWDSETGLMQMWVNRNPSSRKGLKAGSALTGPPKIILGQEQDNYGGGFDTEQSFVGMLTDVHMWDFVLSPDQIAYYSYGSQVQPGNVLNWNSLEFNKNGYVIIESKDTSHKAGSF encoded by the coding sequence ATCTTTCAGGTAAAATATTCACATTTCCTGAAGCGTCCAATACTGATTATGTGGCTCTCAGTCCTGAGGAGGAGAAGAACTTCACCGCTGTGACTGTGTGTCTGCGTGCCTTCTCGGACATTTCCAGAGCTCAGAGCCTTTTCTCACTTTCTCTGCCATCAATAGCTAATGGCTTTCTAATTTTCAAGGCAAAACGAGGAGCGTATCAATTAAACATATTAGGAAAAGTTGTTGACTTTCACGGTTTGCAGGATGAATTCAATGTCAGGAATTCAGTGTGTGTTACCTGGGACAGTGAAACAGGACTCATGCAGATGTGGGTCAATAGAAACCCAAGTTCACGAAAAGGACTGAAGGCAGGAAGTGCTTTGACTGGACCTCCAAAAATCATTTTGGGTCAAGAGCAAGATAATTACGGTGGAGGGTTTGACACTGAACAGTCATTTGTAGGGATGCTGACTGATGTGCACATGTGGGACTTTGTTCTGTCTCCTGATCAGATTGCGTATTATTCATATGGTAGCCAGGTTCAGCCAGGCAACGTTCTTAACTGGAATTCCCTAGAATTCAATAAAAATGGCTATGTGATCATAGAAAGTAAGGACACTTCACATAAAGCTGGTAGTTTTTAG
- the LOC132865804 gene encoding serum amyloid P-component-like, with product MKRLVVFFLLFLLTKAERQDLSGKIFTFPEASNTDYVALSPEEEKNFTAVTVCLRAFSDISRTQSLFSLSLPSIANGFLIFKAKRRAYQLNILGKVVVFHGLQDEFNVWNSVCVTWDSETGLAQMWVNRNPSSRKGLKAGSALTGPPKIILGQEQDNYGGGFDTEQSFVGMLTDVHMWDFVLSPDQIAYYSYGSQVQPGNVLNWNSLEFNKNGYVIIESKDTSHEAGSF from the exons ATGAAGAGACTTGTGGTCTTTTTCTTATTATTTCTCCTCACCAAGGCTGAAAGACAAG ATCTTTCAGGTAAAATATTCACATTTCCTGAAGCGTCCAATACTGATTATGTGGCTCTCAGTCCTGAGGAGGAGAAGAACTTCACCGCTGTGACTGTGTGTCTGCGTGCCTTCTCGGACATTTCCAGAACTCAGAGCCTTTTCTCACTTTCTCTGCCATCAATAGCTAATGGCTTTCTAATTTTCAAGGCAAAACGAAGAGCGTATCAATTAAACATATTAGGAAAAGTTGTTGTCTTTCATGGTTTGCAGGATGAATTCAATGTCTGGAATTCAGTGTGTGTTACCTGGGACAGTGAAACAGGACTCGCGCAGATGTGGGTCAATAGAAACCCGAGTTCACGAAAAGGACTGAAGGCAGGAAGCGCTTTGACTGGACCTCCAAAAATCATTTTGGGTCAAGAGCAAGATAATTACGGTGGAGGGTTTGACACTGAACAGTCATTTGTAGGGATGCTGACTGATGTGCACATGTGGGACTTTGTTCTGTCTCCTGATCAGATTGCGTATTATTCATATGGTAGCCAGGTTCAGCCAGGCAACGTTCTTAACTGGAATTCCCTAGAATTCAATAAAAATGGCTATGTGATCATAGAAAGTAAGGACACTTCACATGAAGCTGGTAGTTTTTAG